A genomic stretch from Natronomonas gomsonensis includes:
- the rad50 gene encoding DNA double-strand break repair ATPase Rad50: MRFERVRLRNFKCYADTDLSLRSGVTVIHGVNGSGKSSLLEACFFALYGTDAIDGTLDGVISNDAEEMLVELWFTHNGSEYRVEREVKLRGDTAQTTTCVLETPDGPIEQVTAVEGHIEQLLRMDAEAFVNCAYVRQGEVNKLINASPSERQDMIDDLLQLGKLEEYRERASDARVGVGRVRDDKQGALTQIEEQIEAKEDKDLHDRLNALQSELAEVQDDIADKEENRDEARQTLEDAESVLEEYEQRREEIDDLGEEIESLASTISETEGEREALSERIRSLREATETLREELDSTLAETELEAADPEAVEDRLEALDGEAEDIRDAIEERRLEAQDHAGDAETSRERASEHREAASEARERAEELEAEVETATEELETKREEVAELGEEIEALREELTDAPVARENVESHRDDIDEELTAAKERVAELRTDLKNARETVAEAERLLEEGKCPECGQPVDGSPHVETIDEDRERVEELESELEAAEERVEELTRKRTRAVELVETETELSRLEDSKESVETLVEQKAESVEEKTNRVEELRTEADDHETAAEEAIEAAETAEEKAQQAREAIGELNAEKATLDERRQRLQRVAELLDDIDENEREVERLRTERDNKAEQNDLRREQLADKRDRKAELEEAFDESAMKGAKQDKKKAESYLDDVEPYLEEKRERRDELQNAIGAVENELSELEELRDRREELQRTVDRLQSLYEEAHELQQTYADLRAELRQRNVQRLEAMLNETFELVYQNDSYARIELHGDYELTVYQKDGTPLDPDQLSGGERALFNLSLRCAIYRLLSEGIEGEAPTPPLILDEPTVFLDSGHVSKLVELVESMTDHGVDQIVVVSHDEELVGAADDLVAVRKDPTTNRSSVERSATVEALS, encoded by the coding sequence GTGAGGTTCGAACGCGTCCGTCTCCGGAACTTTAAGTGCTACGCCGACACTGACCTGTCGCTTCGCTCCGGCGTGACAGTCATCCACGGCGTCAACGGCAGCGGGAAGTCCTCGCTGTTGGAGGCGTGTTTCTTCGCACTGTACGGCACCGACGCCATCGACGGCACGCTCGACGGCGTCATCTCCAACGACGCCGAGGAGATGCTCGTCGAGTTGTGGTTTACGCACAACGGCTCGGAGTACCGCGTCGAGCGGGAGGTGAAACTCCGCGGCGATACTGCACAGACGACGACGTGTGTCCTCGAAACCCCGGACGGACCCATCGAGCAGGTGACGGCCGTCGAGGGCCACATCGAGCAGTTGCTCCGGATGGACGCCGAGGCGTTCGTCAACTGCGCGTACGTCCGGCAGGGCGAGGTGAACAAACTCATCAACGCCTCCCCGAGCGAGCGACAGGACATGATAGACGACCTCCTCCAGTTGGGGAAACTGGAGGAGTACCGCGAGCGCGCCAGCGACGCCCGCGTCGGCGTCGGCCGCGTCCGCGACGACAAACAGGGTGCGCTCACCCAAATCGAAGAACAAATCGAGGCGAAAGAGGACAAGGACCTCCACGACCGACTCAACGCGCTGCAAAGCGAGTTGGCGGAGGTCCAAGACGACATCGCCGACAAGGAGGAAAACCGCGACGAGGCCCGCCAGACGCTCGAAGATGCCGAGAGCGTCCTCGAGGAGTACGAACAGCGCCGCGAGGAGATAGACGACCTCGGCGAGGAAATCGAATCGCTCGCCTCGACAATCTCGGAGACGGAAGGGGAACGCGAAGCCCTGAGCGAACGAATCCGGTCGCTTCGCGAGGCGACGGAGACGCTACGCGAGGAACTCGACTCCACACTCGCCGAGACCGAACTCGAGGCGGCCGACCCCGAGGCAGTCGAGGACCGCCTCGAGGCGCTCGACGGCGAGGCCGAAGACATCCGAGATGCTATCGAGGAGCGTCGACTCGAAGCCCAAGACCACGCGGGCGACGCCGAAACCAGCCGCGAACGGGCCAGCGAACACCGCGAGGCAGCCAGCGAGGCCCGCGAACGGGCCGAAGAACTCGAAGCCGAAGTCGAGACGGCCACGGAGGAACTCGAGACCAAACGAGAGGAGGTGGCCGAACTCGGCGAGGAAATCGAGGCGCTACGCGAGGAACTGACCGACGCGCCGGTCGCTCGCGAGAACGTCGAGTCCCACCGCGACGACATCGACGAGGAACTGACGGCCGCCAAGGAGCGCGTCGCGGAGTTGCGGACCGACCTGAAGAACGCCCGCGAAACGGTCGCCGAGGCCGAACGCTTGCTGGAGGAGGGCAAATGTCCCGAATGTGGCCAGCCAGTCGATGGTTCGCCACACGTCGAAACCATCGACGAGGACCGAGAGCGCGTCGAGGAACTCGAATCCGAACTGGAGGCCGCCGAGGAGCGTGTCGAGGAACTGACCCGGAAGCGTACGCGGGCCGTCGAGTTGGTCGAAACCGAAACCGAGCTTTCCCGACTCGAAGACTCGAAGGAAAGCGTCGAGACGCTGGTCGAACAGAAGGCCGAATCGGTCGAGGAGAAGACAAACCGCGTCGAGGAACTCAGGACGGAGGCCGACGACCACGAGACGGCTGCCGAGGAGGCAATCGAGGCGGCCGAGACCGCCGAGGAGAAGGCACAGCAGGCCCGAGAAGCAATCGGAGAGTTGAACGCCGAGAAGGCGACGCTGGACGAACGGCGCCAGCGGCTCCAACGGGTCGCGGAGTTGCTCGACGATATCGACGAAAATGAACGCGAGGTCGAACGGCTTCGGACCGAGCGGGACAACAAGGCCGAACAGAACGACCTCCGACGCGAGCAGTTGGCCGACAAACGCGACCGGAAGGCCGAACTCGAAGAGGCCTTCGACGAATCGGCGATGAAAGGGGCCAAACAGGACAAGAAGAAAGCCGAGAGTTACCTCGACGACGTAGAGCCGTATCTGGAGGAGAAACGCGAACGCCGGGACGAACTCCAGAACGCCATCGGTGCGGTCGAGAACGAACTGTCGGAGCTCGAAGAACTCCGGGACCGGCGCGAGGAACTCCAACGAACGGTCGACCGACTCCAGTCGCTGTACGAGGAGGCCCACGAACTCCAGCAGACCTACGCCGACCTTCGTGCGGAACTCCGACAGCGAAACGTTCAGAGATTGGAGGCGATGCTCAACGAGACCTTCGAGTTGGTGTATCAGAACGACTCGTATGCGCGCATCGAACTCCACGGCGATTACGAACTCACCGTCTACCAGAAGGACGGGACGCCACTTGACCCCGACCAACTCTCCGGCGGCGAGCGGGCGCTGTTCAACCTCTCGCTGCGGTGTGCCATCTATCGGCTGCTGTCGGAGGGCATCGAGGGCGAGGCACCGACGCCACCGCTCATCCTCGACGAGCCGACGGTGTTCCTCGATTCGGGTCACGTCTCGAAACTCGTCGAATTGGTCGAATCGATGACCGACCACGGTGTCGACCAAATCGTCGTCGTCAGCCACGACGAGGAGTTGGTCGGTGCGGCCGACGACCTCGTGGCGGTACGGAAAGATCCCACGACGAATCGCTCCTCTGTCGAGCGCTCGGCGACCGTCGAGGCGCTGTCGTAG